The Acidaminococcales bacterium genome window below encodes:
- a CDS encoding isoprenylcysteine carboxylmethyltransferase family protein, whose amino-acid sequence MLIDEKFKQSGLFLFRWRGYLPLFFLGATFATQYFSHPARNGHFDDARWAAVCLLVGLAGILIRVLTVAFVPYMTSGRGTSRPYAERLNTSGMYSLMRNPVYFGNFFTFLAPVLFVRHFWLLILYLPVFALYHERIIFAEESFLREKFGREYEEWAKKTPIFFPDLSLWKRPDLPFSWKMAVRRECISVFTLVITIWALKIAEYYLDHQALHIEPSWLALFSLSGAVYLSVALIVQFSNRLDR is encoded by the coding sequence ATGCTGATCGACGAAAAATTCAAACAGTCCGGCCTTTTCCTCTTCCGCTGGCGGGGCTATCTGCCGCTTTTTTTCCTCGGCGCGACCTTCGCCACGCAATACTTCAGCCATCCCGCGCGCAACGGCCATTTTGACGACGCCCGCTGGGCCGCCGTCTGCCTTTTGGTCGGGCTTGCCGGGATACTGATCCGGGTCCTGACCGTGGCCTTCGTCCCTTACATGACTTCCGGGCGCGGCACCAGCCGCCCTTACGCCGAGCGGCTCAATACCAGCGGCATGTATTCGCTCATGCGCAACCCGGTATATTTCGGCAACTTTTTCACCTTTCTCGCCCCAGTGCTGTTCGTCCGGCACTTCTGGCTGCTCATTTTGTATCTGCCGGTGTTCGCCCTCTACCACGAACGCATCATTTTCGCCGAAGAAAGTTTCCTGCGCGAAAAATTCGGCCGCGAATACGAGGAATGGGCCAAAAAGACGCCGATATTCTTCCCCGACCTCTCCCTCTGGAAAAGGCCGGATCTTCCCTTTTCCTGGAAAATGGCGGTAAGGCGCGAATGTATAAGCGTTTTCACCCTGGTCATAACCATCTGGGCGCTGAAAATCGCCGAATACTATCTGGACCATCAGGCTTTGCACATCGAACCGTCCTGGCTCGCCCTTTTTTCCCTCTCCGGCGCGGTTTATTTAAGCGTCGCGCTCATCGTCCAGTTTTCCAACCGGCTTGACCGTTAA
- a CDS encoding ABC transporter substrate-binding protein has translation MVFSVKRLAAACAAAALIAALAGCGGGQKEAPAAGGGASGKIMIYTSIYPDIIDMVKPIIKKALPGLEVDWFQAGTEKVIAKMAGEMEAKKIAADALMVADPSYYYTLKDQKMLLNYASPAAKDVAIEKDKDGAWTPVRISNMIIAYNTSKLKAEDAPKTWKDLTDPKWKGKIAMPNPLMSGTAFVAAAALSEKYGWEYFDKLKANGLRVEEGNSAIQNKLLTGEYLAVMILEENILKMIETKKEPVKVVYPEDGVVVVPSPIGIMAASKNPAGAKAAVDWWLSKAGQETVVTGWMHSVREDVKPPNGAPALKTFYGKAVKTDWIKFSKEKEKYKEEFRTRVIEK, from the coding sequence ATGGTTTTTTCGGTCAAAAGGTTGGCCGCGGCGTGCGCGGCGGCCGCCCTGATCGCCGCCCTGGCGGGCTGCGGCGGCGGACAGAAGGAGGCGCCGGCGGCGGGCGGGGGTGCCTCCGGCAAGATAATGATCTATACGTCGATTTATCCCGATATAATCGACATGGTAAAACCTATTATCAAAAAGGCCCTGCCCGGCTTGGAAGTGGACTGGTTCCAGGCCGGCACGGAAAAGGTCATAGCCAAAATGGCCGGCGAGATGGAAGCGAAAAAGATTGCCGCGGACGCTTTGATGGTCGCCGACCCTTCTTATTATTACACCTTGAAAGACCAGAAGATGCTGCTTAATTACGCTTCGCCCGCCGCCAAGGACGTCGCCATCGAAAAGGACAAGGACGGCGCCTGGACGCCCGTCAGGATCAGCAACATGATCATCGCCTACAACACGTCCAAGCTGAAAGCCGAGGACGCGCCCAAAACTTGGAAGGACCTGACCGACCCGAAATGGAAAGGCAAGATCGCCATGCCCAACCCGCTGATGTCGGGAACCGCGTTTGTCGCGGCGGCGGCTTTGTCGGAAAAATACGGCTGGGAGTATTTTGACAAGCTCAAAGCCAACGGCCTGCGGGTGGAGGAAGGCAATTCCGCCATCCAAAACAAGCTTTTGACCGGCGAGTACCTGGCTGTCATGATTTTGGAAGAGAACATCCTGAAAATGATTGAAACCAAAAAAGAACCGGTAAAAGTCGTCTATCCCGAGGACGGCGTCGTCGTCGTACCCAGCCCGATCGGCATCATGGCCGCCAGCAAGAACCCCGCCGGCGCCAAGGCGGCGGTAGACTGGTGGCTGTCCAAGGCGGGGCAGGAGACGGTCGTTACCGGCTGGATGCACTCGGTGCGCGAGGACGTCAAGCCGCCGAACGGGGCGCCCGCGCTCAAAACCTTTTACGGCAAAGCCGTGAAAACCGATTGGATAAAATTCTCCAAAGAGAAGGAAAAATACAAAGAGGAATTTCGTACGCGGGTGATAGAAAAATAA
- a CDS encoding sodium ion-translocating decarboxylase subunit beta codes for MDLFINAILDFFKDSGLPGINVGTIIMVTVSLILMWLAIAKDYEPLLLVPISFGMLMVNLPLTYLMAPPAVNADGTHAVGGLLWYIYQGDELGIFPPLIFLGVGALTDFGPLIANPISIFLGAAAQLGVFVAFLGAIVLGFTPQEAASIGIIGGADGPTSIYLSTKLAPHLLGAIAVSAYSYMSLVPIIQPPIMRLCSSRANRAIVMDQLRPVSAREKIVFPIVSTIVASLLVPSAAALIGMLMLGNLFRECGVTPNLARTAGDAMMFITVICIGVTVGATASAEAFLNSQTLGILALGLIAFAFSTFGGMIFGNIMCALSGGKINPLIGSAGVSAVPMAARVSQKVGAEVDPFNFLLMHAMGPNVAGCIGTAVAAGVFLTIYK; via the coding sequence ATGGATTTATTTATTAACGCAATCTTAGATTTTTTTAAGGATTCCGGTTTGCCCGGCATTAACGTGGGAACGATCATCATGGTTACCGTGTCGCTCATACTGATGTGGCTGGCAATCGCCAAAGACTATGAGCCGCTCCTTTTGGTGCCCATCTCTTTCGGCATGCTGATGGTCAACCTGCCCCTGACCTACCTCATGGCTCCGCCCGCAGTCAACGCCGACGGCACGCACGCGGTCGGCGGCCTGCTGTGGTACATCTACCAGGGCGATGAGCTCGGCATCTTCCCGCCGCTCATCTTCCTCGGGGTCGGCGCCCTGACCGACTTTGGGCCGCTCATCGCCAACCCGATCAGCATCTTCCTCGGCGCGGCCGCCCAGCTCGGCGTATTTGTCGCCTTCCTCGGCGCCATCGTCTTGGGCTTCACCCCGCAGGAAGCGGCTTCCATCGGGATCATCGGCGGCGCCGACGGCCCGACCTCCATTTACCTCTCGACCAAGCTCGCGCCGCACCTGCTCGGGGCGATCGCCGTGTCGGCCTATTCCTACATGTCGCTGGTCCCCATCATCCAGCCGCCGATCATGCGGCTGTGCAGCAGCAGGGCGAACCGCGCCATAGTGATGGATCAGCTGCGCCCGGTGTCCGCGCGCGAGAAAATCGTCTTCCCGATCGTCAGCACCATCGTCGCCTCCCTGCTCGTGCCGAGCGCGGCCGCCCTCATCGGCATGTTGATGCTGGGCAACCTCTTCCGCGAATGCGGCGTAACCCCTAACCTTGCCCGGACGGCCGGCGACGCCATGATGTTCATCACGGTCATCTGCATCGGCGTAACCGTCGGCGCCACCGCTTCCGCCGAGGCTTTCCTGAACAGCCAGACCCTCGGCATACTGGCTCTCGGCCTGATCGCCTTCGCTTTCTCCACTTTTGGCGGCATGATTTTCGGCAACATCATGTGCGCCCTTTCCGGCGGCAAGATCAACCCGCTCATCGGCTCCGCCGGCGTGTCCGCCGTGCCGATGGCCGCCCGCGTCTCCCAGAAGGTCGGCGCGGAAGTGGATCCCTTCAACTTCCTCCTGATGCACGCCATGGGCCCGAACGTGGCCGGGTGTATCGGCACCGCCGTAGCGGCCGGCGTGTTCCTGACCATTTACAAATAA
- a CDS encoding Fic family protein translates to MDFTKIDELKSKLAAMRTFNETELQRLRQEFVIENTYNSNAIEGNTLTLQETALILQKGITVAEKPIKEHLEAIGHKDAFEYILSIAKANAPLTEKIIKDIHSLVLLSDAPNRGVYRRLPVTISGAAHTPPQPYLVPVQMEKLIRDYESMKQGRHIIAAAAEFHLRFEGVHPFIDGNGRTGRLILNLELIGAGLLPVDVKFADRRKYYACFDDYFKSGQACMLTELIADYEMEQLQKYIDIKAL, encoded by the coding sequence ATGGATTTTACGAAAATAGACGAGTTGAAAAGCAAGCTAGCGGCCATGCGTACCTTCAACGAGACGGAACTGCAAAGGCTGCGGCAAGAATTTGTAATTGAGAACACTTACAATTCCAACGCTATCGAGGGAAATACGCTGACCTTGCAGGAAACCGCCCTTATTTTACAAAAAGGGATAACGGTAGCGGAAAAGCCAATAAAAGAACATTTAGAAGCGATAGGGCATAAGGACGCTTTTGAGTATATATTGAGTATTGCAAAAGCAAACGCGCCGCTTACGGAGAAAATTATCAAAGACATCCATTCCTTGGTTTTGTTAAGCGATGCGCCAAATAGAGGCGTATATCGCCGCCTTCCCGTAACTATTTCCGGGGCGGCGCATACGCCGCCGCAGCCTTACCTTGTGCCGGTGCAAATGGAAAAGCTCATAAGGGACTATGAAAGCATGAAACAAGGGCGGCACATTATTGCCGCCGCGGCGGAGTTTCATTTGCGTTTTGAGGGCGTCCATCCCTTCATTGACGGAAATGGGCGGACAGGCCGGCTCATACTTAACTTGGAGCTTATCGGGGCGGGGCTGCTGCCAGTCGATGTCAAATTCGCCGACCGTCGGAAATACTACGCCTGCTTTGATGATTATTTTAAAAGCGGACAGGCCTGTATGCTTACGGAACTGATAGCGGACTATGAGATGGAGCAATTGCAAAAATATATTGACATCAAAGCGCTCTGA
- a CDS encoding iron ABC transporter permease — protein sequence MPKRNFSLPSFDSKTTVILLCVALLLIFTALPLLYLAASSFMSGGSFDFSNYKDVYSRSVNWRALLNTLKLSFATMVSSVLLTFPLAWLIGRTNLPGRGGFRTWLVATYMIPPYVGAIAWVQLLNPSVGYLNMVLKWAFGLDASPFDIYTMGGLTWVLTLFYSPFAFIAISRAMEKMDPALEEAARIAGASPLRTLRDVTMPLMAPSILAGGLLVFISAASCFGIPSIVGMPSNIEVMTTRIVTYVYMGDSKGIRDATALATILMLLANALLLAMGRFAGQKDYTTIGGKSTRPNIVNLGAWRWPALAAVGFYTAVAVALPLGSILLTSLIGTMSKPIGLDNLTFENWKPVIASDQYLAPIFNSLQYGVAAATVGTLLAVFISYLLVKTTARGRQLPDLLVTAGGAAPSIVIALALIIAFSGKFVVNLYSTAGILVAAYLVKYMTMAVRTISASLVQVHSSLEEAALSSGAGWLRACRDIILPLIAPSVVAGWFLIFMPSFYELTMSILLYGSETKTIGVLLYELQTYADTQNASVLSVIILAIVLIGNIILNKASKGSIGI from the coding sequence TTGCCAAAACGAAATTTTTCCCTGCCTTCGTTTGACAGCAAGACGACCGTCATTTTGCTGTGCGTCGCCTTGCTGCTGATTTTTACGGCGCTGCCGCTGCTTTATCTGGCGGCGTCCAGTTTTATGTCGGGCGGCAGCTTCGATTTCAGCAATTATAAGGACGTTTACAGCCGCAGCGTGAACTGGCGCGCCTTGCTCAATACGCTGAAGCTGTCTTTTGCGACGATGGTCTCCAGCGTGCTTCTCACCTTTCCCTTGGCCTGGCTGATCGGCAGGACCAACCTGCCGGGACGGGGGGGCTTTCGCACCTGGCTTGTCGCGACTTACATGATCCCCCCCTATGTCGGGGCGATTGCCTGGGTACAGCTTTTAAATCCCAGCGTGGGCTATTTGAATATGGTTTTAAAATGGGCGTTCGGCCTTGACGCGTCGCCTTTCGACATTTATACGATGGGCGGGCTTACCTGGGTGCTGACGCTTTTTTATTCCCCTTTCGCTTTCATCGCCATATCCCGCGCCATGGAGAAGATGGACCCGGCGCTGGAGGAAGCGGCCCGGATCGCGGGCGCGTCCCCGCTCCGGACCCTGCGGGACGTTACCATGCCGCTCATGGCCCCGAGCATCCTGGCGGGCGGCCTTTTGGTGTTCATATCGGCGGCGTCCTGTTTCGGCATACCATCGATCGTGGGCATGCCCAGCAACATCGAGGTGATGACGACCCGGATCGTTACCTACGTTTATATGGGCGACAGCAAGGGCATCCGCGACGCCACCGCCCTGGCGACGATCCTCATGCTGCTCGCCAACGCCCTTTTGCTGGCCATGGGCCGGTTTGCCGGGCAAAAGGACTATACTACCATCGGCGGCAAAAGCACCCGCCCCAATATCGTGAACTTGGGCGCATGGCGCTGGCCGGCGCTGGCCGCGGTCGGCTTTTACACGGCCGTGGCGGTCGCGCTGCCGCTTGGCTCCATACTCCTGACTTCGCTTATCGGCACCATGTCCAAGCCCATCGGTCTGGACAACCTGACTTTTGAAAACTGGAAGCCGGTCATCGCCAGCGACCAGTATCTGGCGCCGATTTTCAACAGCCTCCAATACGGAGTGGCGGCGGCGACGGTCGGCACTCTGCTGGCGGTGTTCATATCGTACCTTTTGGTGAAAACGACGGCCAGGGGACGGCAGCTGCCGGATTTATTGGTTACGGCCGGCGGCGCGGCGCCCAGCATCGTGATAGCGCTGGCGCTTATCATCGCCTTTTCCGGCAAATTCGTCGTCAATTTGTATTCCACCGCCGGCATATTGGTAGCCGCTTATCTGGTCAAATATATGACCATGGCCGTCCGCACCATTTCCGCCTCGCTCGTGCAGGTACATTCTTCGCTGGAGGAAGCGGCGCTGAGTTCGGGCGCCGGCTGGCTGCGCGCCTGCCGGGACATCATCCTGCCGCTGATCGCCCCATCGGTGGTGGCGGGCTGGTTTTTGATCTTCATGCCGTCTTTTTATGAACTTACCATGTCCATTTTGCTCTATGGTTCGGAAACCAAGACAATCGGCGTGCTTTTATATGAGCTGCAGACTTACGCGGACACCCAGAACGCTTCCGTGCTGTCGGTAATCATACTGGCGATCGTTTTGATCGGCAACATCATCCTCAATAAAGCCAGCAAAGGCAGCATCGGCATATAA
- a CDS encoding endonuclease MutS2, which translates to MPIGEATLKALEFHKILDRLADCAATSRGRAKALALLPATDFEQAQTRLLRTGEALAILRGALAPPFGGLSDIESAVKRAALEAALPAAELARVGNALCAMRRMKEFFAPLEETAPLLCAEAGGIVVLRQLEEELEKAISPDGELSDQASPELFRLRRQIRATQERVREELENLLRAEQNRRYFQDQLVTMRGGRYVIPVKQEYRRLMPGIVHDHSGSGATVFIEPLAAVELNNEVKKLRAEEQEETERILKLLSLRVGGAAGPLLENLAALTRLDLVFAKARLALLLKAVPPELSKDGRVDIVKGRHPLIRPEAVTPVDARAGGGTKTLVITGSNAGGKTVTLKIIGLFALMAQSGLFLPAGAGTRMPVFPSIYADIGDEQSIEQDLSTFSGQIKNIAGILEEADGGSLVLLDEICAGTDPREGAALAMAVLENLRDKGATTVLTTHYGELKVFAFHNAGMENASVEFDPVSLKPTYRLLMGTPGSSNALSIAARIGLAPKIIARAETFVGSAHKELQNLLAGLENERKEYERRNLELEGLRRDAATLWERAARRESEIAAKKRDIIDKCREQAAETLRQARLEAEEAIKAIKALYQETDGKARQTAIDKARRRLFDINLPEEDEPPAGRPLTAANVRPGQWVYVPSLRQKGIVLSAAGEDVTLRIGILRMSIAAKKCVQAEQGQSGAPPAAFFRQGGEEALAKAAAFKSEIDVRGKTVEEAILELDKYIDDAALANASQVRVIHGKGAGALRRGLDGYFGRHPLVRAHELAAPDAGGSGATILFL; encoded by the coding sequence ATGCCGATTGGCGAGGCAACGCTCAAAGCGTTGGAATTTCATAAAATATTGGACAGGCTGGCCGACTGCGCCGCGACCTCGCGGGGGCGCGCAAAGGCCCTGGCCCTTTTGCCGGCGACGGATTTTGAACAGGCGCAAACGCGCCTTTTGCGAACCGGCGAAGCCTTGGCGATACTTCGCGGCGCGCTCGCGCCGCCTTTCGGCGGCTTGAGCGACATAGAAAGCGCGGTTAAGCGGGCGGCGCTGGAGGCGGCGCTGCCTGCGGCGGAACTGGCCCGGGTCGGGAACGCCCTTTGCGCCATGCGGCGGATGAAGGAATTTTTCGCGCCGCTCGAGGAAACCGCGCCGCTTCTTTGCGCCGAGGCGGGCGGCATTGTGGTTTTGCGGCAATTGGAAGAAGAACTGGAAAAGGCCATATCCCCGGACGGGGAGTTGAGCGACCAGGCCTCGCCCGAACTTTTCCGCCTGCGCCGGCAGATCCGCGCCACCCAGGAACGCGTCCGCGAAGAACTGGAAAACCTGCTGCGCGCGGAGCAAAACCGCCGCTATTTTCAAGACCAGCTTGTTACCATGCGCGGCGGGCGCTACGTCATACCGGTCAAGCAGGAGTACCGGCGGCTCATGCCGGGAATAGTCCACGATCATTCGGGCAGCGGGGCCACGGTGTTCATTGAGCCGCTCGCGGCGGTGGAACTGAACAACGAAGTCAAAAAACTGCGGGCGGAGGAACAAGAAGAAACCGAGCGCATCCTCAAACTGCTTTCGCTTCGGGTCGGCGGCGCGGCCGGCCCGCTTCTCGAAAACCTCGCCGCCCTGACGCGGCTTGACTTGGTATTTGCCAAGGCGCGGCTGGCCCTTCTCCTTAAAGCCGTCCCGCCCGAGCTTAGCAAAGACGGGCGCGTGGACATCGTCAAAGGGCGCCACCCGCTTATCCGCCCCGAAGCGGTAACGCCGGTGGACGCAAGGGCCGGCGGCGGGACAAAGACGCTGGTCATTACCGGCTCCAACGCCGGCGGCAAGACAGTAACGCTGAAAATCATCGGCCTGTTCGCGCTCATGGCGCAGTCCGGCCTTTTCCTGCCCGCCGGCGCGGGTACGCGGATGCCGGTCTTTCCATCGATATACGCCGATATCGGCGACGAACAGAGCATCGAGCAAGATCTCAGCACTTTTTCCGGCCAGATAAAAAACATCGCGGGCATACTGGAGGAGGCGGACGGCGGCTCGCTGGTGCTGCTGGACGAAATATGCGCCGGCACCGACCCTAGGGAAGGGGCGGCCCTGGCGATGGCCGTGCTGGAAAACCTGCGGGACAAAGGCGCGACGACCGTCCTGACCACCCATTACGGCGAACTTAAAGTGTTTGCTTTTCATAACGCCGGCATGGAAAACGCCAGCGTGGAATTTGACCCGGTTTCGCTTAAACCGACCTATCGCCTTTTGATGGGCACGCCGGGCAGCAGCAACGCTTTGTCCATCGCCGCCCGCATAGGGCTTGCGCCAAAAATCATAGCGCGGGCGGAGACTTTCGTCGGCAGCGCGCACAAAGAGCTGCAAAATCTCCTGGCCGGCCTGGAAAACGAGCGCAAAGAATACGAGCGGCGCAACCTTGAGCTGGAAGGGCTGCGCCGGGACGCGGCGACGCTTTGGGAACGGGCCGCGCGCCGGGAAAGCGAAATTGCCGCCAAAAAGCGCGACATAATCGACAAATGCCGCGAACAGGCGGCGGAAACGCTGCGGCAGGCCAGGCTGGAGGCGGAAGAAGCCATAAAAGCCATCAAAGCCCTTTATCAGGAAACCGACGGCAAAGCCCGGCAGACGGCGATTGACAAGGCGCGCCGGCGGCTTTTCGACATAAACTTGCCGGAAGAAGACGAACCGCCGGCCGGCCGGCCGCTCACCGCCGCCAATGTCCGCCCCGGCCAATGGGTATACGTGCCGTCGCTAAGGCAAAAGGGCATCGTCCTTTCCGCAGCGGGGGAAGACGTTACCCTGCGGATCGGGATTTTAAGAATGAGCATCGCCGCCAAAAAATGCGTACAGGCCGAGCAAGGGCAAAGCGGCGCCCCGCCGGCGGCTTTCTTCCGGCAGGGCGGGGAGGAGGCGCTGGCCAAGGCGGCCGCTTTCAAAAGCGAAATAGACGTGCGCGGCAAGACGGTGGAAGAAGCGATTTTGGAACTGGACAAATACATTGACGACGCGGCGCTGGCCAACGCCTCCCAAGTGCGCGTCATACACGGAAAGGGCGCGGGCGCCCTGCGGCGCGGGCTTGACGGCTATTTCGGCCGCCACCCCTTGGTGCGCGCGCACGAGCTGGCCGCCCCCGACGCGGGCGGCAGCGGCGCGACCATCCTTTTCCTTTGA
- a CDS encoding ABC transporter ATP-binding protein: MAQVKIEHVSKKFGEVTAVNDFSVTISDGEFVSILGPSGCGKTTVLRMIAGFERASGGDIYLGDKLVSSAGSRVFLPPEKRGIGMVFQSYAVWPHMTVFDNVAYPLKIQKKSKEEIRRRTEEVIELVHLAPYISRYPHQLSGGQQQRVALGRALAGKPALLLLDEPLSNLDAKLRESMRFEIKSLQEKTGVTVIYVTHDQAEAMAMSDRIVVMHGGVIQQIDRPIMVYEKPANKVVADFIGLVNFIGATVEGNMAQIHGLRYEISNEAGIAGKALAAARPEHIKIGKAARPDALAGRLLHKVYLGDSVDYRVQIGGDEIRIINKATHFEEFALGDEVYVNFKKLMVFKAE; this comes from the coding sequence TTGGCGCAGGTAAAGATAGAACACGTAAGCAAGAAGTTCGGCGAAGTAACCGCCGTGAATGATTTTTCCGTAACCATAAGCGATGGGGAGTTTGTTTCCATACTGGGGCCTTCCGGCTGCGGCAAAACCACCGTGCTGCGGATGATCGCGGGGTTTGAGCGCGCGAGCGGCGGCGACATTTATCTCGGCGACAAGCTGGTGTCGTCCGCCGGCAGCCGGGTGTTCCTGCCGCCGGAAAAGCGCGGCATCGGCATGGTGTTCCAGTCCTACGCCGTCTGGCCGCACATGACGGTGTTCGACAACGTCGCCTATCCGCTGAAAATCCAAAAGAAAAGCAAGGAGGAAATCCGGCGGCGGACGGAAGAAGTCATAGAATTAGTGCATCTTGCGCCGTATATTTCCCGCTACCCGCACCAGCTCTCCGGCGGCCAGCAGCAAAGGGTGGCGCTTGGGCGCGCCCTGGCGGGCAAGCCCGCCCTGCTCCTTTTGGACGAGCCTTTGTCCAACTTGGACGCCAAGCTGCGCGAAAGCATGCGGTTTGAAATAAAGTCCCTGCAGGAAAAGACCGGCGTTACCGTCATCTATGTAACCCACGACCAAGCCGAGGCCATGGCCATGTCCGATCGGATAGTGGTCATGCACGGCGGCGTCATCCAGCAGATCGACCGCCCGATCATGGTTTATGAAAAACCGGCCAACAAAGTGGTCGCGGATTTTATCGGGCTGGTGAACTTTATCGGCGCGACGGTGGAGGGCAACATGGCGCAGATTCACGGTCTGCGCTATGAAATCAGCAACGAGGCGGGCATAGCGGGCAAGGCCCTGGCGGCGGCGCGGCCGGAACACATCAAGATCGGCAAGGCCGCGCGCCCGGACGCCCTGGCCGGACGCCTCCTGCACAAGGTTTACCTGGGCGATTCGGTGGATTACCGGGTGCAAATCGGCGGGGACGAAATACGCATTATCAACAAAGCCACGCATTTTGAGGAATTTGCCCTTGGCGACGAGGTCTATGTCAATTTTAAAAAGCTGATGGTCTTTAAGGCAGAGTAA
- a CDS encoding anion permease, translating into FMSNTAASALLCPIGVFIAGNVGADPKAVVMAIAVAASCAFATPVGTPPNTLVLGPGNYRFLDYVKAGSGLVLVSFVVCLLIIPIVWPFFPGK; encoded by the coding sequence TTCATGTCCAACACGGCGGCCTCGGCGCTTTTGTGCCCGATCGGCGTATTTATCGCCGGCAACGTCGGCGCCGACCCGAAAGCGGTGGTCATGGCCATAGCGGTCGCCGCCTCCTGCGCTTTCGCCACCCCGGTCGGCACGCCGCCCAACACCTTGGTGCTCGGCCCCGGCAACTACAGATTCCTGGACTATGTCAAAGCCGGCAGCGGCCTGGTGCTGGTGTCCTTCGTGGTCTGCCTGCTCATTATCCCGATTGTCTGGCCGTTCTTCCCGGGCAAATAA